AAGGTGGTGAGGGGACATCAGAGAGTAATGAGGGGACATCAGAAGGTGGTGAGGGGACATCAGAAGGCGGTGAGGGGACACCAGAGAGTAATGAGGGGACATCAGAAGGCGGTGAGGGGACACCAGAGAGTAATGAGGGGACATCAGAAGGCGGTGAGGGGACATCAGAAGGCAGTGAGGGGACACCAGAGAGTATTGAGACACCAGAGGGCGGTGAGGGGACACCAGAGAGTAATGGGACACCAAAGAGTATTGAGGGGACACCAGAGGGCGGTGAGGGGACACCAGAGAGTAATGAGGGGACACCAGAGAGTATTGAGACACCAGAGAGTATTGAGGGGACACCAGAGAGTAGGGGACACCAGAGGGCGGTGAAGGGACACCAGGGAGTATTGAGGGGACACCAGAGGGTGGTGAGGGGACACCAGGGAGTAATGAGGGGACACCAGAGGGCAGTGAGGGGACACTGGTGAGTATTGAGGTGACACCAGAGAGTAATGAGGGGACATCAGAGGGTGGTGAGGGGACACCAGAGGGAAGTGAGGGGACACAAGAGGGTGATGAAGGGACACCAGAGGGTGATGAGGGGGCACCAGAGGGCAGTGAGGGGACACCACAGAGTAATGAGTGGACACTACAGGGCAGTAAGGGGACACCAGAGGGTGGTGAAGGGACACCAGAGGGAAGTGAAGGGATGCCAGATGGTGATGATGGGACTCCAGAGGGCGAGGAGGAGACACCAGAGGGCAATGAAGGGACACCGATTTATTGAGTAGCAGAGCTGAGGGAAGGCGTAGGATGGCTCCAGCTTCCGGTCAGTGGCTACATGGTCAGTTCCTGCAGAAAGAGATGGTCATGTTGGGGGAAGCACCCCGCAGTGGAGCCAACATTAGGACCCCTCGAGGCCCTTGGGGACAGCTCAGGGGTAGGGAAAGGGGCCAGTGCTCACTCACCATGATGGCGTTGACGATGTCACTGTGGTTGTCTCTCAGAGCCCGCACGGCCTTGGCCCTGGACACATTGGCCTGCGCCATCACCAGCTCAATGTCACGCAGTTCCAGCCCTGCCTCGTccacctggggttgggggagcaggGAAGTGGCTGGAGCTGCTTGAGGTCCCTGGGGCAGAGCCCCCATGTAGCGCCTCCCACCACCCCCTGCGAGGTCCTGGAGCCCCTGCActtcacctcttcctcctcctcctcttcctcttccttgcactccagcctcacccGGGGCCTGGGTGCTGACTCAGGGACCAAGGCTGAGGGCTCTGAGGGCACCTTAAACTTCTCAGCTGCGGCTTTGTGCACTTGCTGGGACAGGTCCTCAATCTGCAAAATGGAAGACAGCTGTGTCAGTAGAGCCTGTCCCCCCCCTTGTCCCCTATCCCTCGGATCCCCCATTCCACCACAGCCGCCACCCAGACCTTGGCCTCGCCAAAGACCACATAAGTGTCTGAGGCTGGGCTCTTGAAGACATCAGGCTTGGCGATGACAAAGAGGATGTTCTTGGACTTCTGGATGGTGATCCTGGTGACTCCCTGAATCTGCCGCAAGCCCAGCTTTGACATTGCCTGGGAGTAGAGGGCAGAGGGGGGCTCAGACCTGGTGGTGACCCACGTCGGGGGAGGAGAGCAGCACAGTGCCCAGGAAGGCAAAGTCTCCACTGCCAACTTCCCCAAGACCTTGGGCTGGTGGTTGGTCCTTCCCCATGAGCCTCAGTCTATAAGGGCCCTCTCATGACATTCCAGCCTCAGCTGTTTAGGGGAAGGTGTGTGGGTTACTGGCATGGACCCAAAGGTCCCCTGATGGATGGGATTTCATTAGCCATGGAGTGTGAGGGTCTTGGTAAGGACGTTCCCCACACAGATGGTCCCAGGCCTGAGGTCCCAGGGGGAGCCACCAGCCCACCTTTCGGGCTTTCTTCTCACTGCGACTCTGCTTGGCTTTGGCGATGGTCTCCTCACTGCCGCCTGCTGGGGCCTGGGAAAAGGTGAGGGCTGAGCATCCATGGGTGGGGTGTGGGGCCCTCCCAGAGGCCCACCCTCTTCCCTGGACTGGGCACCTGGGCTGGACACTGCACGGTCTGAGGAGCCAAGATGTCCTGCTCGTCCAGCTCGGCTGACGACTCCCCGTGGCTATCCGAATGCTGGCCCGAGCCCAGGGCCCGAGGCGAgtctggggaaggggagaggtgTGAGGATGGCCTTTTGCTTCTAGGTGGTGGGGAAGGGGGTTCAGGACCCTGGCCCTGCTGCCACATCAGGGCCAGAGGAAGCAGTGCCAGCTCTCCATGGTGGCTGTGGGGTCTGGGCCCCCCACCTCGCCACCTCAGAGTCCCTCCAGCTCAGGACAGCTCTAAGGAGGAGTCCAGTTGACCCAAGCCCCAGGGCACTTCACTCCCACCCTCTGCCTTACCTTCCTCCAGGCTGTCCTCATCCTCTTGCTGCTCAGGGGCCGAGAGCCCTTGAGGGCCAGCTGGGCTCTGGGACCCAGAGGGAGGAGGCACTTGGCAAGGCGGCAAGATCTGCAAGGCCAGGTCTTTGGCATCCATGGAGGCCACCTTGGGGCTGAGGAGTGGGGAGTGAGGCGAGAGGCTGACTCGCGGCCCAGTCCCCAGAGGCTGTGTGGTTCCTGAGACAGCAGCAGCGGCAGGCTGGGCTCCTGCCTGGGGCGGTGGGAGGCCCAGAGAGCCTGGGGGCTCCTCGTCTTCCACAGAGTCTTCCTGGGGGTCCTGGCACAGGCAGGGGGCTGGGGGCTCCAGTGGGGGTAGGGCTGCCTCAGCAAGGGTACCAGGAGCagaagggtcagggcccaggagcCTGTCCGCGGGCGTGCTGGGCTGACCCTTGGCAAGGTTTTCTGGGGGCTGCAGCAAGGGGGTGCCAAGGACACTGGGTACTTTGTGGGGTTGCTCAACACTGCCCAGACCCAGTACAGGCTCCGGCTGCTGGGAGGTTGGTGCAGACGTGGGGGCAGGCGCATCAGGGCAGCCTCCCAGCACAGGCTCCGGCTGCTGGGAGGTTGGTGCAGATGTAAGGGCAGGCGCGTCAGGGCAGCCTCTGTCCAGCCTGGACACAGCCCCTACTGAAGACTCTGGGCAGGAGTCCAGACTGGCCTCTGTGGCCACAGCTGAGGGAAGCGTGGGCTCCGGGGTGGACTTGCCACTCAGGCCTCTTTCCTCCCTGGCTGGGCTCAGGAGCCGGGCCTGGCTGACCTCAGGGCAGGCAGCAGGAGGCGCCTCGGGGACCTCCCCTGCACCTCCAAGTGCTGACCTGGGTCCATGTTCCTGTGCCAGTGGCTTGAGGCCTCCTTCCTGCTGGTTCTCAACCTCCAGGGTCTCCTTTTGGGGCGAGTCAGGCTTAGCCCCATCACCTGTGTGCGCTTGCGCTTCCAGACATGCTTCCCGTCCAGGCCTAGAAAGGGCTTCTGCTATTTCCTCCCCAGCACCAGAGGCCGGCTCAGGGAGACTGAGGGCCTCCATGCCCAAAGTGGAATCCGCATCTTCCTGTGCGGCCCAAGGTGTCCCAGCTTCTGTAGCTGGCTGTGGGTCATCCTGTTGGACCTGGTCCAAGGCTGCAGGCTCCGGGACTGTAGGGAGGGCTGCATTCTTCTCCTCAGGTGCTGGCCTGGGGCCTAAGGCCGCACCTACTTCCTGCTGAGCCATGGTGGCCACAGGCTCTGTCCCTGGGGCGCAGCCTGCTTCTGCCTGCAAGGTTTGAGGGGTGGCCAGAGGCTCTGGACCTGAGGTGGGGCCTGTGTCTTGCAGAGGCAGAGGTGCTGTCATAGCGGAGTCCTGGGGTAAGGTGAGGCCCTCTTCAGCCTGCTGGGGCACAAGCGTGGCTGCAGCCACAGGCTTTGGGGCTGACGAGAGATCTGTGTCTTGTAGGGGCAGAGGCGGTGTCGTAGCGGAGTCCTGGGGTAAGGTGaggccctcttcagcctcctggggCACAAGCGTGGCTGCAGCCACAGGTTTTGGGGCTGACGAGAGATCTGTGTCTTGTAGGGGCAGAGGCGGTGTCGTAGCGGAGTCCTGGGGTAAGGTGAGGCCCTCTTCAGCCTGCTGGGGCACAAGCGTGGCTGCAGCCACAGGCTTTGGGGCTGACGAGAGATCTGTGTCTTGTAGGGGCAGAGGCGGTGTCGTAGCGGAGTCCTGGGGTAAGGTGAGGCCCTCTTCAGCCTGCTGGGACACAAGCGTGGCTGCAGCCACAGGCTTTGGGGCTGACGAGAGATCTGTGTCTTGTAGGGGCAGAGGCGGTGTCGTAGCGGAGTCCTGGGGTAAGGTGAGGCCCTCTTCAGCCTGCTGGGGCACAAGCGTGGCTGCAGCCACAGGCTTTGGGGCTGACGAGAGATCTGTGTCTTGTAGGGGCAGAGGCGGTGTCGTAGCGGAGTCCTGGGGTAAGGTGAGGCCCTCTTCAGCCTGCTGGGACACAAGCGTGGCTGCAGCCACAGGTTTTGGGGCTGACGAGAGATCTGTGTCTTGTAGGGGCAGAGGCGGTGTCGTAGCGGAGTCCTGGGGTAAGGTGaggccctcttcagcctcctgggacACAAGCGTGGCTGCAGCCACAGGTTTTGGGGCTGACGAGAGATCTGTGTCTTGTAGGGGCAGAGGCGGTGTCGTAGCGGAGTCCTGGGGTAAGGTGAGGCCCTCTTCAGCCTGCTGGGGCACAAGCGTGGCTGCAGCCACAGGCTTTGGGGCTGACGAGAGATCTGTGTCTTGTAGGGGCAGAGGCGGTGTCGTAGCGGAGTCCTGGGGTAAGGTGaggccctcttcagcctcctgggacACAAGTGTGGCTGCAGCCACAGGTTTTGGGGCTGACGAGAGATCTGTGTCTTGTAGGGGCAGAGGCGGTGTCATAGCGGAGTCCTGGGGTAAGGTGAGGTCCTCTTCAGCCTGCCTGGGGACAATCATGGCTGCAGCTACAGGCTTTCCGCCAGAGGGGAGGTCCAGCCCTCCTTCTTCCTTCAAGTTCTGAGGAGAGTCTGGACACAATATGAGGCTTGTTTCTTCCTGTGGAGTTGGAAGTTTTTCTGCAGTGACAGACTCTTGGCCTAAGATCTCGCTGATGCCCTCCTGGGAGGGCTGAGGCATTGCCATGGCAGCAGATTCTTGTCCAGCGGTGGAGTCTGCTTCTTCCTCCCCAGCCTGTGGGGTCACTCTGGTAGCCACCTCCACCTGGAGGCCTGGGGCTACCTGCAGAGTGTGAGGGGTCACAGTGGCAGTggactcctggcctaaagcaagGCCCTCTTCTGTTACTTCTGAGATCAATTCCTGTCTCTGGGACAGATAGGCCCCTCTGTCTGAGGTCTGAGGAGCAGCCTCCAGGGCCCAGGACACAGTCCCTTCCTGAGCCTGCAGCCCCTTGGCCCCACCTCTGCTCTCCTCCTCTGTCTTCTGGACACTGTCCTGGAGCAAGGTGGCCTGGGCATGGGGCTCCCCGCTGTACAGCCTCTCATCATCTGCCTCTGCGTAGGAGGCTGAGTCTGAATCAGAGGAGGCTGCAGAGGTGTCGTCCCGGAAGGCAAAAGCCTCGTCCATGCCCTCCGTGATGGACAGGTCAGACAGTGACTGCAGGAAGGAGGCGGACGTGCTGtcctcctcaccctccccagcCAGGTCCCCACCTGGGTCGGGATCCGCCAcagcctcctcttcttcttcctctgggGATAGCGGTGTCACCTCCACTGCCTCCACCTGAAAGATGAGGCTGCCCTGGAAGGGTAGGAGGGCTGCGGGGATCATCGGGTCATTGGCCAGGAAGTCCAGGTCGAAGAAGTGGCCCTCCTGGCCCCAGGAGGAGCTGCTGTCTGCAGAGAGGCTGGACTCAGAGGACGGGGGCTCTGGGGTCCCTGCAGGGTGCAGCTCTCGTTCATCCACCATGGACCCCCGCGGGGACAGGCCCCAGCCTGAGGGGAAGTCCAGCCCTTCAGCCGGAGCCAGCAGGCTGAGGGAACAGGAGGGTGAAGAGGCCCAGCTGTCCCCATCGGCCGTGATGTAGGAGCCCGAGGGTGAGGCGGGGGGCGAGTCCAGCAGCTCATCCCGCAGCTCAGCCTCTGAGTCCCTGGCGTCCCCGTGGGGCCCACAGCCAGGAAGCAGGGCATAGGTGGTcttggtgggggtggagggaggcgTGAAGAAGGAATCAGGGtctgggggaggggaaggcaCAGAAAGATCACCCTGAGAACACAGCTCGGGGGGTGGGTCTGGGCTTGCGTGCCCACCCTCCCGGTCCCTGAGCGCTGTCCGGGCAGCCCTGGGTGACAGGAGGGCCTGGCACGTCTCCTCTCCCATCACAATCCGGGGCTCCAGGGTGGCCGGGAGAGGAGCCTCTGTGGACAGAGCCTGGGAAGACAGACCCTCAGGGAGGAGCATGGGGCTTGGGCCGCCCTCCCCTGGGTCCGCCCAGGCCGAGGGTGCCCCACCaggccctgcatcccagctggcTCCCTCGGGCTGGGGCCGGGCACCCGGCTTGCTGGGCAGGAACGTGAGGGCCAGGTGGCTGGGCCCTGGGGTCAGAGCACAGGGCTCCCGCCGGTCCCCTCCCAGGATGGTGGTGGCAGCGGCCGCATCGCAGGACAGATCTGTGGAGATAGAGAAGATCATGAGGTGCCCCTGGATGCATCTCCTAGGCAAGGGCCAGGCCCGGGGAGATGAATTCCGGCTGCATAGGGCCCAGAGGAAGGTGGAtccaggaaggcaggagagaaaagagaagacccTGTGCACGCTGCGTTTGAGGGAGAACTTCCAGGAGTTTTGACAGCAGAGAGCAGCTGCTAGTGGTTTCCTAGAGAGGGGTTTTGAGGGAAGTGTTGCTGGGAGTCATGAACAGACCTGCCCGGTGGCTTTTCTCAAGGACACCTCAGCAAAGAACTAGCATTTCAGCCTCTCTGGGGAGACTGGATTGCAGTTTCCATTCCACAGAATCAGTGTGGttcagctgggctcagtgggaGGGGCTGGTGGTGGGAATCTGCCGGGCAGGGCCAGCCCCATCCCATGACCTCCCAATAGATGCTCCACATGAGGCAGGCGGCACCAGCACGATGCGCGCAGCT
This genomic interval from Gorilla gorilla gorilla isolate KB3781 chromosome 6, NHGRI_mGorGor1-v2.1_pri, whole genome shotgun sequence contains the following:
- the NACAD gene encoding NAC-alpha domain-containing protein 1 isoform X2; the protein is MIFSISTDLSCDAAAATTILGGDRREPCALTPGPSHLALTFLPSKPGARPQPEGASWDAGPGGAPSAWADPGEGGPSPMLLPEGLSSQALSTEAPLPATLEPRIVMGEETCQALLSPRAARTALRDREGGHASPDPPPELCSQGDLSVPSPPPDPDSFFTPPSTPTKTTYALLPGCGPHGDARDSEAELRDELLDSPPASPSGSYITADGDSWASSPSCSLSLLAPAEGLDFPSGWGLSPRGSMVDERELHPAGTPEPPSSESSLSADSSSSWGQEGHFFDLDFLANDPMIPAALLPFQGSLIFQVEAVEVTPLSPEEEEEEAVADPDPGGDLAGEGEEDSTSASFLQSLSDLSITEGMDEAFAFRDDTSAASSDSDSASYAEADDERLYSGEPHAQATLLQDSVQKTEEESRGGAKGLQAQEGTVSWALEAAPQTSDRGAYLSQRQELISEVTEEGLALGQESTATVTPHTLQVAPGLQVEVATRVTPQAGEEEADSTAGQESAAMAMPQPSQEGISEILGQESVTAEKLPTPQEETSLILCPDSPQNLKEEGGLDLPSGGKPVAAAMIVPRQAEEDLTLPQDSAMTPPLPLQDTDLSSAPKPVAAATLVSQEAEEGLTLPQDSATTPPLPLQDTDLSSAPKPVAAATLVPQQAEEGLTLPQDSATTPPLPLQDTDLSSAPKPVAAATLVSQEAEEGLTLPQDSATTPPLPLQDTDLSSAPKPVAAATLVSQQAEEGLTLPQDSATTPPLPLQDTDLSSAPKPVAAATLVPQQAEEGLTLPQDSATTPPLPLQDTDLSSAPKPVAAATLVSQQAEEGLTLPQDSATTPPLPLQDTDLSSAPKPVAAATLVPQQAEEGLTLPQDSATTPPLPLQDTDLSSAPKPVAAATLVPQEAEEGLTLPQDSATTPPLPLQDTDLSSAPKPVAAATLVPQQAEEGLTLPQDSAMTAPLPLQDTGPTSGPEPLATPQTLQAEAGCAPGTEPVATMAQQEVGAALGPRPAPEEKNAALPTVPEPAALDQVQQDDPQPATEAGTPWAAQEDADSTLGMEALSLPEPASGAGEEIAEALSRPGREACLEAQAHTGDGAKPDSPQKETLEVENQQEGGLKPLAQEHGPRSALGGAGEVPEAPPAACPEVSQARLLSPAREERGLSGKSTPEPTLPSAVATEASLDSCPESSVGAVSRLDRGCPDAPALTSAPTSQQPEPVLGGCPDAPAPTSAPTSQQPEPVLGLGSVEQPHKVPSVLGTPLLQPPENLAKGQPSTPADRLLGPDPSAPGTLAEAALPPLEPPAPCLCQDPQEDSVEDEEPPGSLGLPPPQAGAQPAAAAVSGTTQPLGTGPRVSLSPHSPLLSPKVASMDAKDLALQILPPCQVPPPSGSQSPAGPQGLSAPEQQEDEDSLEEDSPRALGSGQHSDSHGESSAELDEQDILAPQTVQCPAQAPAGGSEETIAKAKQSRSEKKARKAMSKLGLRQIQGVTRITIQKSKNILFVIAKPDVFKSPASDTYVVFGEAKIEDLSQQVHKAAAEKFKVPSEPSALVPESAPRPRVRLECKEEEEEEEEEVDEAGLELRDIELVMAQANVSRAKAVRALRDNHSDIVNAIMELTM
- the NACAD gene encoding NAC-alpha domain-containing protein 1 isoform X1, with the translated sequence MPGEAARAELLLPEADRPGPRTDLSCDAAAATTILGGDRREPCALTPGPSHLALTFLPSKPGARPQPEGASWDAGPGGAPSAWADPGEGGPSPMLLPEGLSSQALSTEAPLPATLEPRIVMGEETCQALLSPRAARTALRDREGGHASPDPPPELCSQGDLSVPSPPPDPDSFFTPPSTPTKTTYALLPGCGPHGDARDSEAELRDELLDSPPASPSGSYITADGDSWASSPSCSLSLLAPAEGLDFPSGWGLSPRGSMVDERELHPAGTPEPPSSESSLSADSSSSWGQEGHFFDLDFLANDPMIPAALLPFQGSLIFQVEAVEVTPLSPEEEEEEAVADPDPGGDLAGEGEEDSTSASFLQSLSDLSITEGMDEAFAFRDDTSAASSDSDSASYAEADDERLYSGEPHAQATLLQDSVQKTEEESRGGAKGLQAQEGTVSWALEAAPQTSDRGAYLSQRQELISEVTEEGLALGQESTATVTPHTLQVAPGLQVEVATRVTPQAGEEEADSTAGQESAAMAMPQPSQEGISEILGQESVTAEKLPTPQEETSLILCPDSPQNLKEEGGLDLPSGGKPVAAAMIVPRQAEEDLTLPQDSAMTPPLPLQDTDLSSAPKPVAAATLVSQEAEEGLTLPQDSATTPPLPLQDTDLSSAPKPVAAATLVPQQAEEGLTLPQDSATTPPLPLQDTDLSSAPKPVAAATLVSQEAEEGLTLPQDSATTPPLPLQDTDLSSAPKPVAAATLVSQQAEEGLTLPQDSATTPPLPLQDTDLSSAPKPVAAATLVPQQAEEGLTLPQDSATTPPLPLQDTDLSSAPKPVAAATLVSQQAEEGLTLPQDSATTPPLPLQDTDLSSAPKPVAAATLVPQQAEEGLTLPQDSATTPPLPLQDTDLSSAPKPVAAATLVPQEAEEGLTLPQDSATTPPLPLQDTDLSSAPKPVAAATLVPQQAEEGLTLPQDSAMTAPLPLQDTGPTSGPEPLATPQTLQAEAGCAPGTEPVATMAQQEVGAALGPRPAPEEKNAALPTVPEPAALDQVQQDDPQPATEAGTPWAAQEDADSTLGMEALSLPEPASGAGEEIAEALSRPGREACLEAQAHTGDGAKPDSPQKETLEVENQQEGGLKPLAQEHGPRSALGGAGEVPEAPPAACPEVSQARLLSPAREERGLSGKSTPEPTLPSAVATEASLDSCPESSVGAVSRLDRGCPDAPALTSAPTSQQPEPVLGGCPDAPAPTSAPTSQQPEPVLGLGSVEQPHKVPSVLGTPLLQPPENLAKGQPSTPADRLLGPDPSAPGTLAEAALPPLEPPAPCLCQDPQEDSVEDEEPPGSLGLPPPQAGAQPAAAAVSGTTQPLGTGPRVSLSPHSPLLSPKVASMDAKDLALQILPPCQVPPPSGSQSPAGPQGLSAPEQQEDEDSLEEDSPRALGSGQHSDSHGESSAELDEQDILAPQTVQCPAQAPAGGSEETIAKAKQSRSEKKARKAMSKLGLRQIQGVTRITIQKSKNILFVIAKPDVFKSPASDTYVVFGEAKIEDLSQQVHKAAAEKFKVPSEPSALVPESAPRPRVRLECKEEEEEEEEEVDEAGLELRDIELVMAQANVSRAKAVRALRDNHSDIVNAIMELTM
- the LOC129523875 gene encoding DNA-directed RNA polymerase II subunit RPB1-like, encoding IGVPSLPSGVSSSPSGVPSSPSGIPSLPSGVPSPPSGVPLLPCSVHSLLCGVPSLPSGAPSSPSGVPSSPSCVPSLPSGVPSPPSDVPSLLSGVTSILTSVPSLPSGVPSLLPGVPSPPSGVPSILPGVPSPPSGVPYSLVSPQYSLVSQYSLVSPHYSLVSPHRPLVSPQYSLVSHYSLVSPHRPLVSQYSLVSPHCLLMSPHRLLMSPHYSLVSPHRLLMSPHYSLVSPHRLLMSPHHLLMSPHYSLMSPHHLLMSPHYSLMSPHHLLMSPHYSLMSPHYSLVSPHHLLMSHYSDVPSPPSDVPLL